The Bacteroidota bacterium genome has a segment encoding these proteins:
- a CDS encoding peptidase C1 — MKKIFLYALMFIMSVALSAQVKPGDKAVFKEYQPGYYQNSILKGINDFENSRDAKPQTSTYFALDISGFDLPNDTALYKIIKHSKAVSQGSTGTCWCFGAVSMLESEVLRTTGKMIKLSEMFVVYNQYVERARTFVRERGATYFAEGSESNDVCRMMKWHGMMPASAYSGMLPGQTVHDHGKMVEEMSAYLESVKKSNSWNEEVVVANIKTILNYHMGEPPASFDFDGKTYSPKTFVTEELKINADDYFSFMSTMDAKYNQKAELVEADNWYHSRDYYNLKIDDFIAVLVNSLENNYSACLCGDVSEPGYDRASQSAVIPTFDIPSEYIDENARQMRLYNKTTTDDHCMHVVGFLKRNQKYWFLLKDSGAGAFDGKFKGYRFISEDYVRLKMMNILVYKTGAKIILDKIIK; from the coding sequence ATGAAAAAAATATTTCTTTACGCTCTGATGTTTATAATGAGCGTTGCGTTGTCCGCTCAGGTAAAACCCGGTGATAAAGCAGTTTTCAAAGAATACCAACCGGGATATTATCAGAATTCTATTTTAAAAGGCATCAACGATTTTGAAAACTCACGGGATGCCAAACCGCAGACTTCAACCTATTTTGCGCTTGATATTTCCGGATTTGATCTTCCGAACGATACCGCCTTATATAAAATCATTAAGCATTCGAAAGCTGTTTCTCAGGGTTCAACAGGCACTTGCTGGTGTTTTGGCGCTGTGTCCATGCTTGAATCGGAAGTGCTGCGTACTACCGGTAAAATGATTAAGTTGTCTGAAATGTTTGTTGTATACAATCAATACGTGGAGCGTGCACGGACCTTTGTGCGTGAGCGGGGTGCCACTTATTTTGCCGAAGGTTCTGAATCGAATGATGTTTGCCGGATGATGAAATGGCATGGAATGATGCCCGCATCGGCATATTCCGGAATGTTGCCCGGGCAAACGGTTCATGATCACGGGAAGATGGTTGAAGAAATGTCGGCATACCTTGAATCGGTTAAGAAAAGTAATTCGTGGAATGAAGAAGTTGTTGTGGCGAATATTAAAACCATACTGAATTACCACATGGGCGAACCTCCTGCAAGCTTTGATTTTGACGGAAAAACGTACTCGCCGAAAACTTTTGTTACCGAGGAATTAAAAATAAACGCCGATGATTATTTTAGTTTCATGTCAACGATGGACGCGAAGTACAATCAGAAAGCTGAGCTCGTAGAGGCTGATAACTGGTATCATTCCAGAGATTATTACAACCTCAAAATTGACGATTTTATTGCGGTATTAGTCAACTCTCTTGAAAACAATTATTCAGCCTGCCTTTGCGGCGATGTGTCGGAACCCGGCTATGACAGGGCTTCCCAGAGTGCGGTTATTCCGACATTTGACATTCCATCGGAATATATTGATGAAAATGCCCGGCAGATGCGGCTTTACAATAAAACCACAACGGATGACCATTGCATGCATGTTGTTGGGTTTCTTAAAAGAAATCAAAAGTACTGGTTCCTGCTCAAAGACAGCGGGGCAGGGGCTTTTGACGGCAAGTTCAAAGGCTATCGCTTTATCAGCGAAGATTACGTTCGATTGAAAATGATGAATATTCTCGTGTATAAAACAGGAGCAAAAATTATTCTTGATAAAATTATTAAATAG